The following are encoded together in the Macadamia integrifolia cultivar HAES 741 chromosome 10, SCU_Mint_v3, whole genome shotgun sequence genome:
- the LOC122092302 gene encoding sodium/hydrogen exchanger 1-like has translation MAGSALLSSLIPELGISSFLNKETVVSLTVFFTLLCACIVIGHLLEENRWANESITALLLGLCAGVVVLLVSKGQSSQILNFSEELFFIYLLPPIIFNAGFQVKKKQFFRNFSTILSFGAIGTLISFCLISLGAIFILKRIGIASLSTQDYLAVGAILSATDSVCTLQVLSQDKTPLLHSLVFGEGVVNDATSIVLFNAVQTLDMSSINAFLALKLFGTFLYLFFTSTALGIAVGLISAYIIKTLYFGSYGCDYDYVPDASFLKKQLICLLSLSGILTVFFCGIVMSHYTWHNVTESSRITTKHAFATISFIAETFIFLYVGMDAFDVDKWKASHTSCLIGSLHGGFHCRVRYNCCLIITYIVFGSITKPLIEALLFQHSKQSNTDASENQSSEELHISLLENGLLPSEEGGHGTLTRRSSLSLLISYPTSTVHYFWRKFDDRFMRPMFGGRGFVPFVPSSPTGAEEVHSQT, from the exons ATGGCGGGTTCTGCTCTGTTATCCTCTCTTATACCCGAGCTTGGTATTTCCTCTTTCCTAAACAAGGAAACTGTTGTTTCCCTCACTGTGTTCTTCACCCTACTATGTGCTTGCATCGTGATCGGTCATCTTCTTGAAGAAAACCGATGGGCTAATGAGTCCATCACTGCTCTTCTTCTG GGATTATGTGCTGGGGTTGTTGTGCTGTTGGTGAGTAAAGGCCAAAGCTCGCAAATACTCAATTTCAGTGAGGAATTATTCTTCATTTATCTCCTTCCTCCTATCATTTTCAATGCTGG TTTTCAGGTCAAGAAGAAGCAGTTTTTTCGTAACTTCTCAACAATATTGTCATTTGGGGCTATTGGCACACTGATATCATTCTGCCTTATCTCCCTAG GAGcaatatttatattaaaaaggaTTGGCATCGCATCCTTGAGCACTCAAGATTATCTAG CGGTTGGTGCCATATTATCAGCCACAGATTCTGTTTGCACATTACAG GTTCTCAGTCAAGACAAGACACCCTTGCTTCATAGTCTTGTATTCGGGGAGGGAGTAGTGAATGATGCAACCTCTATTGTACTTTTCAATGCAGTCCAAACACTCGATATGAGCAGTATCAATGCTTTCCTGGCTTTAAAACTTTTTGGGACCTTCCTTTACCTCTTCTTCACAAGTACAGCACTTGGCATAGCA GTGGGTCTTATCAGTGCTTATATTATAAAAACATTATACTTTGGAAG TTATGGTTGTGATTATGATTACGTTCCTGATGCTTCGTTTCTTAAGAAACAGCTCATTTGT CTGTTATCCCttagtgggattttgacagttTTCTTTTGTGGCATTGTTATGTCACACTATACATGGCATAATGTTACTGAAAGCTCAAGGATAACAACCAA GCATGCATTTGCAACTATTTCATTTATTGCAGAAACTTTTATATTCCTGTATGTTGGTATGGATGCCTTCGACGTTGACAAGTGGAAAGCAAGCCATACGAG CTGCCTGATTGGGAGCCTTCATGGTGGATTTCACTGTAGGGTCCGATATAACTGTTGTTTGATAATTACTTATATA GTGTTTGGATCAATAACAAAGCCTCTGATTGAAGCTTTACTATTTCAACATTCAAAGCAATCAAATACAGACGCATCTGAAAACCAAAGCTCTGAAGAATTACATATATCGCTTCTTGAAAATGGATTATTGCCAAGTGAAGAGGGTGGCCATGGAACACTCACCAGGAGAAGTAGTCTAAGCTTGCTAATAAGTTATCCCACATCAACTGTTCACTACTTCTGGAGGAAATTTGATGATAGATTCATGAGGCCAATGTTTGGAGGCCGGGGTTTTGTTCCATTTGTTCCTAGTTCACCCACTGGTGCAGAAGAAGTACATTCTCAAACATGA
- the LOC122092135 gene encoding BI1-like protein — protein sequence PKFQLLRFAGDPEFSDFRERERERRGENELWGFIRKVYGILSAQIVLTTIVSSATVLYTPMNELLKGSSGLLLFFAFLPLILMWPLYIYHQKHPLNFIFLGLFTASLSITVGVVCANTEGKIVLEALILTSAVVSALTVYTFWASKKGKDFSYLGPILFSSLIVLIVTGFIQMFFPLGPTSVAIYGAIGAMIFSGYLVYDTDNLIKRFTYDEYIWASAVLYLDILNLFLAILRVLRGMQSEG from the exons cCCAAATTTCAACTCTTGCGATTTGCAGGAGATCCAGAATTCTcagattttagagagagagagagagagagaagaggagagaacgAGCTTTGGGGATTCATACGAAAGGTATATGGAATCCTTTCTGCCCAGATCGTACTCACCACGATCGTCTCTTCCGCCACCGTCTTGTACACTCCCATGAATGAACTTCTTAAGGGAAGCTCCGGCCTATTGTTGTTCTTCGCCTTCTTGCCCTTGATTC TTATGTGGCCATTGTACATTTATCACCAGAAACATCCATTGAACTTCATATTTCTTGGGCTGTTCACTGCATCCCTGAGTATCACTGTCGGGGTAGTCTGTGCAAATACAGAAG GAAAAATTGTACTTGAAGCATTAATTTTAACCTCAGCTGTGGTTTCTGCCTTGACCGTGTATACTTTCTGGGCTTCAAAGAAGGGCAAAGATTTCAGCTATCTTGGACCAATCTTGTTTTCCAGCCTCATTGTCCTCATCGTTACTGGCTTCATCCAG ATGTTCTTTCCTCTTGGGCCAACATCAGTTGCAATTTATGGTGCCATTGGTGCAATGATTTTCTCTGGGTATCTTGTTTATGACACAGACAACCTGATAAAGCGCTTTACTTACGACGAGTACATATGGGCTTCTGCAGTACTCTATCTGGATATCCTCAATTTGTTCCTTGCCATCTTGCGGGTGCTCCGGGGTATGCAGTCCGAAGGGTAG
- the LOC122092419 gene encoding RNA demethylase ALKBH10B-like, producing the protein MVNVVKGLKLYEDIFTDSELSKLNSFVNQLRLSGRNGDLSGETFILFNKQLKGNKRELIQLGVPIFGQIKDETYSKSQRSKINLHS; encoded by the exons ATG GTCAATGTGGTAAAAGGTCTAAAACTGTATGAGGATATCTTCACTGACTCTGAGCTCTCCAAGCTCAATTCTTTTGTAAATCAACTCCGCCTCTCTGGTCGAAATGGAGACCTCTCAG GAGAAACGTTTATTTTGTTCAACAAGCAGTTGAAGGGGAACAAGAGAGAGCTAATTCAGCTTGGGGTTCCAATTTTTGGTCAGATTAAAGATGAAACATATAGTAAATCTCAGAGGAGTAAGATTAACCTTCATAGTTGA